DNA from Massilia antarctica:
TGACCGATTACGTGGCCACCTCGGTGCCGCTGGCACAAGGTCAAACAATTGAACAATCGCAATTGGTGTTGCTACGAGGCGACATTTCAGCGATGCCGAATGGAATCGTCACCAACATGGCGCAAGCTGTCGGACGCACCAGCACGGTCTCCCTGGCCTCGGGTACGCCCTTGCGGCTCGATACCTTGCGCGGCAAGCAGGTGGTGCAGCAGGGACAGCTGGTCAGGGTGGTATCGAGCGGCAACGGGTTCCGGGTATCGGCCGAAGCGCGCGCGATCGGCAACGCCAGCGATGGCCAGGTGGTCCAGGTCAGGACCCCGGCCGGCGCCATACTCAGCGGTGTGGCCAAGGCGGGCGGGCTGGTCGAGGTGGTGTTTTAGGGGGGAGTAGAAACTCGTGCCGGAAAGCGCTAAAGTTTACGACGCGAGCGCCGTTACTTACGCAGACCCTGGAGGTTTTACCGCTCCGCCCAGAGAAGGATGATACTGTGAAAATTAACGATACCCTAAAGAGCAACCCCGGCCTGCCGGCGGCCAGTACGCCCGCGGCCAATGCCAAGAATGCCGAAAAAGCCAGCAGCAGCGCGCCCGCCAGTACGGACAGCGTCAAGCTGTCCTCGCAGGGCCAGGCCATGGCCAGCGCGGTGGGCAACAGCAATGGCGTGTTCGACACCAAGAAAGTCGAGCGCATCAAGCTGGCGATTGCCGACGGCCAGTTCCAGGTCAATTCCGAGAAAGTCGCGGATGGCTTGCTGGACACCGTGCGCGACCTGCTGCATTCCCGAAAACGCTAACCGCGCCGGTTTTCCGGCGATACCACGACCATGTCCACTGCCAGCCCGAGCACAACCCTGCCGCAGGAACTTGCCTTGATCACTTCCGTGCTGGAATTGATGAAGCAGGAACAGCAACTGCTGGTCAGCGCCGACACGGCCGGCCTGGCCGAGCTGACCCCGCGCAAGGCGCAGGTGGTGGTCGACATCACGGCGCTGGCGCAGCAGCGCTACCAGCGCCTGGCGGCGGCCGGCTTTGCGGCGGACGACAGCGGCATGCAGACATGGGTCGACAGCCATGCGGAGGCATTGCCGGGCTGGCAAGCGCTGCTGGACGTGACGCGCGAAGCCAAGGAACTGAACCGCATCAACGGCATGCTGATCAACAAGCAACTGTCGCACACCCAAAGCCTGATCAACGCCATGCGCACGCCCACCAGCGGCGGCGAAGCGGCCGTGTACGGCCCGCGCGGCCAAGCCACGCCCACCGGGCCCTCGAAGCGCTACGTGGTCGGTTAGTCCCTTCCCTTTAAGCCGCTCCCTGCTCCCTCATGTTCCCCGATCGCGGCTGTGCCTGCCTGTTTGCAGCGCTGCTGCTATCGCCGCCGGTGTGGGGCGCCGCTCCCGCCAGCGCCAGCGCGCGCGAGCACGGCCCGACCTTGCGCCTGTGCGTCGATGAACGCTCCCACCTGCCCTTCATCACCTCCGATGGCAAGGGAACGGCGGGCGAATTGATCCGCCTGGCGGCCAGGGAAAGCGGCGTGCAGGTGGTGTTTTATGGCGCGCCGGTGACACGCTGCCGCGAAGAAATTCGGGCCGGCGTGGCGGACGGCTTCCCGACCGCCCCCTACACTCCTTCCCTGCTCCCTTTCATGTCGTTTCCCATGCGTGCGGGCGTACCGGACGGCGCGCGCGCGGTCATGGTGGCGCGCGCGATGGTGTTTCGCCGCAAGGGCAGCGCGGTGGGTTGGAACGGCGAGCGGTTTACCGACCGGACCTTGCCCGTTCTGGTGCCGTTCGGCTCGGTCCTGCTGGTCGACCGCTTGCGGGCCATGGGTGTGCCGATGGATGACAAGGGCAAGACACTGGACCTGATCTTTTC
Protein-coding regions in this window:
- the flgA gene encoding flagellar basal body P-ring formation chaperone FlgA; protein product: MKIHFISVLLLAAQCCLTPIVAAQPAAAPALALQDPAVLKSVAEQFLQAQSAALAGEVTVTVGPINQRMSIASCPAPQAFQQPGARTWGKTTVGVRCTAPVAWTVYIQAQVSVVTDYVATSVPLAQGQTIEQSQLVLLRGDISAMPNGIVTNMAQAVGRTSTVSLASGTPLRLDTLRGKQVVQQGQLVRVVSSGNGFRVSAEARAIGNASDGQVVQVRTPAGAILSGVAKAGGLVEVVF
- the flgM gene encoding flagellar biosynthesis anti-sigma factor FlgM; the protein is MKINDTLKSNPGLPAASTPAANAKNAEKASSSAPASTDSVKLSSQGQAMASAVGNSNGVFDTKKVERIKLAIADGQFQVNSEKVADGLLDTVRDLLHSRKR
- a CDS encoding flagella synthesis protein FlgN produces the protein MSTASPSTTLPQELALITSVLELMKQEQQLLVSADTAGLAELTPRKAQVVVDITALAQQRYQRLAAAGFAADDSGMQTWVDSHAEALPGWQALLDVTREAKELNRINGMLINKQLSHTQSLINAMRTPTSGGEAAVYGPRGQATPTGPSKRYVVG